GTCAAGTAGCTTTGTGCCAGTTTGACCAGACACAATATCTCCAATCCCTAGATCAAAAGAATGCCAAAACCGGTCAAGCTAGATGCCTTCTGTCATCTGTgtctgtttacatccaggtaatAGAGCATTGTGGCAGTATATCTGGCCAGCTTTGGGTGACTGCGCTACAGctaaaacacaacatatgaccttCATTTCAGGCATAGGCTacattgataaaaaaatatgaacgATTCGTTGAACGGACTAATAATTCTGCTGCCGACTAGCAAGGCTTATTCATTCAGTTAACTGAATATGCACATCCCTTATACCCCAGTACCATGTCTTATTGCATGCACCCTGTCTGAAACTTCATGTCTGCTCTTAAAATCCCCAGGAAATTATTTTTTCCCATCTCTTTACCTGCTTGCGTCCCATCTATACCTGTATGTACCCTTTTATATTGAACCCTATCTTTACCTGTGTTGTAGTTACGTGCTATGTGTCCTCTCTTTTGTACCTGTATATACCCTATACCTTCATGGCTCCACTTATACTTGAATTCACACTGTATGGCTATGCttaaagtgtttttatctgCACAAACTCTACACCTATGTGTAGCGTGTCTATAACTATATGTTGCCTGTTACTTTATATACTTTGTGTATTCCTTCCTACAGCTGGTCTGTACTAGTATGTATCCTGCATGCTGTATGTTCCCTGTCTATACCTGCTTGTATGCTGTCAGTACCCATGTGTATCATGTCTACATCTGTAAGTAACCTTTCATTCTTGCATTTACTCTGGGTACACCTCTGTGTATCCTGTGTGTACCTTTATGTTTcttgcatacacacaaaaataccCCAAGTATAGTATTCTTGAATACTCAAGAATACCATACTTGTGTATTCCCTGTTTATAAGTTTGTGTACTGGGTAATAATTGCATTTACTatgccaggggttcccaaacttttcagccttgCAACCCCCActttccctcaaagtgatttaatgtgacttAACTTAGTTGGTCTGAAGAACATTAGcctatgagcatgtggctgtgtttcctttgctgttatgaattcacctgctgctactgatgcttttgattattaactgttcactaaccctaaacttaggagtcatctggcaaaaagaaaggcagaaaactcattacattttctattttcaaggttttatttcaaatgtagctaGTATTTTTGCCGATATTTTTtgctataatgggtaaaatgtaccattttaaataacttaaaGTATTCTGagattctggaagacatctcacgacccctcatttgtgtcttgcgacccgtCCAGgaggtcctgacccacactttgggaacccctataCTATGCTATGGCTATGTGTACTCTGTCTACATCCATACACCTTTATATTCCTTGTTTATACCCTTATAAACCATGTTAATACCTGTGTATAACCTGTTGTACCCAAATGAACCCTGCATGTATGTatcctgtttgtttacatgtccCGTCTCTGCATGTGCAATCTTTGGGTACCCATGTAtaccctccctctgtctgtgtgtaccTTGTCTGTATATGTATTCAGCCTGTCTTTACCTGTTTATACCATAGGTTTATACCTtaatttacatttgtatacatttATCCCCCTTGTTTATACCATACCCCGGTGATTCCTGTGTATGAACCAAATTAACTATCTTTACCTGTATCATATATGTCCTTTGATTACACGTTTCTACATGCATTCCCTGTCTAACTCACTTTATGCCTGTATGCACCCTGTTTTTATTAGTGAGCAGCCTGTCTAGTTGTCTATACCCTATCTTGCCCAAAACATGTTCAGGTACTCAAACATTTCAGTTACATCTCTCTTAAATTAGTCATCCTTTTGATTTATGTATGCCCACTTTATAGGGGTCAAACCCATTGTTCATCACATTTGTTCAGGACATAGGGCCTTCTTGTCCTAAGTTATTCTTCTCACACTCACTTTGCCCTGATTGATAACTGTTAATGTGTTGAAGTGAAAGAACATAACATAATGCAAAAGATGGATGAAACATCATGAGTGACTGTTTCTGGACTCGGTATGGACAAAATGTTCCCCGCACTTCTCCAGGGTCTTATCAATGCATGTTATCATCAACTTACCCCCCTCTTTCAGTCTGCACTCTTTTATtcccaccccctcctccttctcctcctcctcctcctctcctcttcctcccaccaCATCTGCTTCTCATCCTGTTGCATTCCTATCCTTCCTAAGAGGATTCTGACATGTGGTTTTGATGAACTaacacactctttctctctgttccccttttctttctctcactaCCTTGTTTTACTCATTGCTcaatccctccctccctccctccctctccaaacagaaacacacatgaatGCACAAAAACAACCCACGCACACTACTCAGTTTAATATGTTTCCCACTGTCCTCTGCCCTCTTTGTGATCACATGGTGTGTCTCTGTTGGTCTTTGGGTCTGTTtataccatctctctctctgcctctcattctgcctttctctctcagtctctctctatTGTTGCTCAAACATTGTTCTCTAATGACAACACCCTTACCCTGGAAAATATGTTCTTCCTGCAGTCAAACTGAATGAAACTTTCATTGTGTCTATCCAACATCATGTAGTGTGAGGGAAGGAACATACAGTACAGTAAATGTGTTGTGCCTTGCTTTAGCTTAGCACTTTGTCAGGTGCACTCCCTAACTACTTGTACAATACTGTTAGGGATATAAGTAAAAAGCTCAACAACAAGAGGCTTTACTATTGTATCCACACCACCGTGTATGACTACTGCATAGCATTAATTACAACACCAAATTTAAACATTCATATTTGGTCAAAGCAGGGTAAACTCAGCTCTGAGCATCTGAGGGcctgatgtaaacacacagtcTAAAGGGCATGGTGCAAAGTGAATTAGGGtgtactcaaacacattttactagTCAAGTGGTGCACAACCTGGGTGCTAAGTGAGGCTAAACTATTGattttatatttagggctttccaaggtacattaaaaaaagctttaacttcaattttcattaaaaaaaacgagtgagttatcctcattgaaccatgatctgtgaggattaaagaacacaattgcactaaatattgatttaaacggttagtaatggagttaatattgagattaaaaaatgtttactggGAATTTTTGGGGCTCTGACACTTGGATAATTagatatgccctgggtcaagttgacccaggaacagtattgctgtccctaagaaacggaCATAACACGAGGGCTAGAGTACTATGTTCccactttgattctgttttttgtCTGACTTCTGTCTTGCAGCACCATGTCCTCTGTGGGGGCAGGGCCAGCAGGTGAACCCAAGTTAAATCGCCTTTTCACCTGGTTTGACCCTGAAACAGCTGCGGTGAGATCAGCACACAAATATCTGAATATCTGAATATCTCCATGGGAATTTACTGGCAAatatgtataaatgtgtgtgtgtgtgtgtgtgtgtgtgtgtgcgtgtgtgtgtgtgtgtgtgtgtgtgtgtgtgtgtgtgtgtgtgtgtgtgtgtgtgtgtgtgtgtgtgtgtgtgcgtgcacgtgCATAGGGGGTGACCATCCTTTTAGGGCTGTACCAGGTGCTGCTGTCAGTCCCCTTGGCATCTGCTGGCCTATCAATGCCCTCTATCTTCATTCTGCCACTCGTCACCGGAATTTTGGTATGTACCTGTTACCGCACCTTTACCAGCTCATTCTGTTATCACTCATATGTGAGGAAGCAGGGGACAGGGAAATAAAATGCTGACATGAATTTTGGGTCTCTAAGAGAAGTTTGAATAGACATGGAGGAAAACTGAGACAAGCTCAGTTAAAGGTATAAGCATGACGTAAAACATGCTTCTCATGTTTTCCATCATTGAGAGGTCTATGAGAGCTTTTTTATACGCTGACAGTAATCCTCCTAAACTGAACTGCCCTGAATGTTATGCTTGTtgttttagagctccccctgctggtaaGCAGAACTCACATGTCACGGCTGCAGACAGTATTTCCTCCAGGTTTCCTCCTGTTTCTTGCTCATTTGAGTCTCAGACAACATGTGCACAATGGTGCCTGCTCTATGGTGGAGGaaatgtgcaatgcaaatttacaaaggatgaaacacttttacaaagttggagacaaatgtagattttggaaaacatttccacattttataaaacaaaattacattagcctaacacttttaccaaatttacatttaagaaaacaaatgtacaaagtcagaaacacttttacaagcaaaTTTACAAAAGGCAAATTCTTCCAGAAAAGGAATCTACCAAGTACAGGAATTGATccagaagtgatcgagtgagcaGTTTAATTTGGCAGAGAGAAATAGAGCAGTGTTACATAAAGTTTATCCGCCAAAACAAACTTAATGGCCCCTTACTCGCTTACATGTCAGGCTGCTGGTTTGAATATTCTGCATTCAATGAACAGCTGACATGAAAGAGTATAGGAGGAAATCCTGAACGAGTATATTTactcctgtgaagagtttgtATCTGGTTAttgtcagtggtggacaaagtacacagcttcattacttaagtcaaagtatagatgctccaggtcaaatattactccaatacaagtgaaagttgctctgtcagatttttaactgagttaaagtactgaagtacttgcttttaaaaagtattcaaagtacttcttaaaatatctcaaaatgttgtattttcacaatacataaatgcagtcaagaatacattatgttacattatgtttatttagaacacattacttgaaatctttCAAAACTAtaacatggaataaaaacagcaactaagttactccaaggtATGAAATGTTTATCTGGAATAAACAAATGTTGCGTAGCTCAACACACAGATTGAACAGTGAATTTATTgcatgtttgggcagagtgggaaacaaggtgaacatttcaaacgatacatatcattcttcatttcaaaaactccAACCGTGGAGACTCActatatacaggtatgactaaaccactgagacaaacagaactacaccaatacattttactgtcttagggatcagatttcagaaaagagaaggaaattcatcaACTGATTTCAAAGCAAAAAAAgtcaagtcaaaagtaataagtatccccaaaatataataatcaagttaagtacagatactcaaaaactgtacttaagtactgtactcaagtaaatttactttgtcactgtccaccactggttaatGTACAGATTGAATTACTCCTAATCACTCCTAACTCAGTTACAATCAGTGGCAATGCAGGGGGAGTTGAGCCTTTAGTGCAAAGTaaacaaatgcaacaaagaagCAAAACGACATGCAGTTTATGGAGGTGAAAATAGTCCTCTGCAGGGTCAATTAATGCTGCTTCCTTCTATCCATGTAGAGTGActgaaaaacactgtacgtTAAATGACCTGGTGTACATCAGTACATCAACATCAGTTACTTGCACTCTTCATGCACTGTACTATGGGATTTAAATGAATCTGTCTTTTATTAAACTTCAAGCAATCAAAAACATTAATAGGCAGGATTTTGTTAgtcattttaaacattattgAAATGGTGATAATCATGAAACCGTGATTTATTACTCAGACCATAATCGTACCACCAAAAACTTTACTTATTGCATCCCTACTCCAAACACACCGACATTGAGGGGTTAAAAAAACTTGATCTGTTAGAGCCTCAGAATTGAAAAGAGGCTATAATTTctacaatacaaaatatatgtACTTAAAGGAACTTGATACAAATTGGAAAAAACTCATAATTGAAAGCTATTgttaaacgtgtgtgtgtgtgtgtgtgtgtgtgtgtgtgtgtgtgtgtgtgtgtgtgtgtgtgtgtgtgtgtgtttgagacagGTAGTTGCAGGAGGATCATTAACTGTGGCCAATGAGAAGAACCCGAGCAGACTGCTGGTACGTTCATGGAAcaactttgttgtgatttaaagaatatatattttaattctaACAGAAAATATGAAGTACACCGTTTTTTTCAAGTATTTAGGCACTAAGTTTGTAGTGTCTCAgtttctgcagctctgacacACATACTaggaaacatattttttttacaaccaaCTCCTGTTAAATACAGTGTTATATAATCTAATCtaggaataaaaacacatttcaataaGTCAAATTTGCTCAAAGTAGAGATACCAAGGCGTATTATAATACTTAACTTGtaacattataataataacatgcACTTGTGCATTTGTTTACCAACAGTCATATCAGctgtttcaaaatgttcatCACTTTAATCTTAAAGTTTTTTCAGTGCACACTGACGATCTTGATCTCCACAGCTTCGGTTCTGTGTATACAGTAACATGGCCAGCCTGCTGGGGTCGACGGTGGCTCTCTGTCTGTACTGCTACAGCCTGAGCAAGCCTGAGACAGTTACAGCCTTCTGCCCCATCCCTACCATGTATTTTGAGCACAGGCACCGGAGTTACAAGTGTCCTGGAGAAATACTGGCGGTAAGTTAGCCACTCCGAGCTTAACTGCCTcctgtcatccatcttttgATAGGGTCTGTGGTGAAGCatagtggggaaaaaaaacagggcGTATGATTAGGACAAGAACCGCAGATTAACAAAAATGAGGTagaagaaggaagagaagaagaacagacgTATACAGacaaaatatgttcaattacaaTGATATTGATATAACAAAGAGCTTCTCTGTATGTCAACTGTCTagaaataacatttgttttgaattgGTGCCATACAAacattggttgattgattgatggatggatggatggatggatggatggatggatggatggatggatggatggatggatggatggatggattgattgcttgattgcttgattgattgattgattgattgattgattgattgatggatggattattCATGCAAGCAGTGCAACACTTTAATTACTGCATTGTGTTGTTTGCCTACAGGCCTTTAACTGGAATTTGATCCTTTTGCTGCTAATCTACGATGCAGGAGCTGTGTTGATGCACTGTgtcctgtctgtgtctgcacTCAGAGCACTGAAAACagcctaacacacacacacacacacacacacacacacacacacacacacacacacacacacacacacacacacacacacacacacacacacacacacacacacacacacacacacttcttaaactattccttctttcctccaaaTATGGTCCTATGGGCTCCAGATTTACAAccaattgattgatttaatacaAGAATGAATGGATTTAACTACAAATAATCAAGCTTATGAAGTGgatttgacatgaaaacagcCCAAGGGATAACACGTGTAAataatgttgatgttgttgtatCATAACTgctatgtactgtatgtgtcatCCTCTGTTAGCATAGAGCTTTTGAATAAGTATCAGTGTTAGCACAGTCAGATCAAAAACAGTAAATATCAGTACTGAAATAAAGCAGTAGGTttaatgttattaaaaaaagtttgtccACTATTAAGGactgatgatttttcatttctAAAGTCCTGTGTCATGAAGTGTcttcataaaataaagatctttaaaatatactttttatgagtttatctgattttttttaaatgtatgttgcCAAATCaacttgtattttattttcaggcAAAATTTAATTTCCATCTTCAGCCTGTAACCCAAATGTCTGGCATTGTGTTTGGTAATATCAAACTATTCTGTGTGAGAAAATCCACCCAGATTAAGTGAATTTGATTTATCAAATATGTCAAACTGACTGTAAACAGACAACGCTGCTATGTCACACTGTGTGGTCTGAAGTCAGCTGGGGatttacaataaataacaataattgaTGTGATCAATAATATCATATAGTTATATCCTGCAAAAAGACACTACATTAGCTTTTCTGCATTGTCTGTCCGTCATTTTACTTTACACCACAATGCATTATTGTATTTAGCTTGGTCTGTGACTGTTGcttttaaattacttttaacaATGCATTGTTAGATGTAATGGGTTCACTATATTGCATAATAGTTCTCACTCTGAATTCAGACAGCACTATGAAATGTTGAATTCCCTGTACAGTAAACCGAATAGAGAGTGCTGAATTCAGTCACAATCTAAGATGGCTAATGAAGTGCATCCGTCCTAATCTGTTATCACTTCATTATCGAACTAACTGTAATGttgagaacattttaaagtgtAACTAAACCCAAAACCACTTTTTtaagctgaaaacatatttatataaggATTTAGTAATCTGTGAATCCCAGCAGTTGAGCCTAAAGTATTAAAATTCCtcaaattgtgttgaaaatgtgtgtagcgTATGCCATCTCAAGGTCGAAACCTGCAATTGAGTTTTTCTAACCGCTGGCCGAGGACACATTGACACATTGACATATTTGGTACGAGAGTCTATCATCGACTCTATAAAAGTACTTCACCGGCTCAGTAAACTGGGAGGAGTGAAGTGGACCAGGAGAGCCTCACAGCCTGATATTGACCGTGACTTTAGTACACGTATTGTATCCGGTATGGTTCAGCTGTGCTGgctgaagatctagtggatgatttttatttatcatggataagtgctagcgctagttagcatagctacatagctacatgtcgtagctgtgtaccaagacacacgtcaacatactgacaaataaaacaacaagaaacacagaatctgtgaccaatcgttcagaaaggtcctgctacagacgcctctctgtcaggatcagattctggatcagattcagagggttgaagtaacgcaatctctgagcagccgtgtatattcagccaacatgtaaacattagatcaacgcgctggacagccaaggcacatccacttcctcagggggcgtggtcagagggaaaacagagtgatctgaggaggactgaagaagagggtttttcaggcatgccaaaatctgatttcaaagtgtttttttgagcataaactttaaagacatgttttgaggacctcttagaccaatatattttgatgaaaaaaacgtgatatgtcacctttaaagtagaCAAGTAGAAACGCACAGaaatcaaacactgaaacatgttCCCCACTAATACGTCTCTGTTAGCTGTATAAATCACCAGTTGACCGTCAGGGGTGAATTACTGTAATGCTGATGGGGATTAGCTATTTGCACTAAATTGCCCATCAGTATCCTTGGTTGAGTCATCTAATTTTAACAAAGAACCAGAGCATCAGCCTATCCTTTTTCCTGATGCCACTGAGAGGAAAATGTCCTCATAGCAACCTTTACCCTGCTCGTCACCAGGTCCGGACTGTGGGGTATTTATTTGTGTCGGAACAGATTGTCCGTGATCATTACATTTTAGTTTGTGTGAGACTGTGATTCTCCTGTTACAGTATTTCccaattgctaaaacactaaaccctattgtctgaaccaaattctTAGCAGCCTGAACCCATgcattgaatcagtcactcttttggcaaaaccatttgcacttttcacctcttagacacaacttgcaaacacattctcactcactgaaacacatgttgtactgtgatgcacttgtgttgcataatggtaagcacaggtagtAAAATGTTTTGGGAATGCAATTAATACTTATGTATGACTAATGTGCTATCTGAACATGTCTCACTACTGTTCGGAAAGTTAaatgtaaggcaaggcaaggcaactttattagtatagcacatttcacacacgagggcaactcaatgtgctttacattaaaacattaaaagcattggaaacattcagacaagcataaaagaacataattaaaatgacaaatataataaaacagaacagaaaaggataattagaaatatattaaaagtaaaatgtgcatttaaagcgagttaaaataagctaagataggaaggcagagacaaattaaaaagtcttaatctttggtatcagatatgtggtgcataatgactaaacgctgcttcaccatgtttcattatgactctagggactgaaagcagaccagtacctgatgacctcagaggtcgagatggttcataaagtatcagcagatcagcaatgtattttgggcctaaaccattcagtgctttataaaccatcagaaggattttaaagtctattctctgacagacaggaagtttaAATCACAGAAAACACCAATTATTCATAATTATTACCATCATTTTTTATGGCACAGAGTTGTAGGCTACTATCTTTCCTACCAGTATCCATTATTGTTATTGGCTCAGACTGAAACTGTGTGAAGTTATTGCACTTAAAGCCCTGACGTCCTACTAAAACTAATCTGCTTTTTTAACAGCAGTTATTGATGTCAGATGGATTAAAATGTGCTTAATGTCTCACTATAACTCACTCCCCCCTCATGAAAAACTGAAGCTAAGCTAACCCTGTTTCCAGTCTCTATGTCAGCCTGCtctgaaaccaaacagaggTCCTTTATTCTGTCCGGGTGTGACTCAGTGGTGCTGCTCTCCTCGGAAAACTGCTGTGGGCTCAGAAAGAACATGTTTATGGTTTATAGCCTTTAGCAGGAGGACTGCAGCACACTGGCAGGCGAATATGGAACAGAACCGTCACATAGGGGTTTCCCTTATATCAGCTGAGACCAGGACTGAACCACCATGTTGCCTTGTAGGGGGACAGCAGCGAGAAAAGGGGCCAATATAGAATAAATGCTGAAAAAATATGTCATGAAACATTAGCAGAATAAAAAAGGTTTTTGACTTTAATCGTGAATTTCTTACAATTGAGCACTGTTAGGTCTGATTATTTTGGTTTGGTCCGATACCCCCTGCAAACCACAAGACGTGGATTCTTCCTAAAATGGCGGCGGTTCCTGTCAGTGTAGAGTGAAACTTTGCTATTTTTAGCGAGAATTTAGTCATTTTCTGTCCCGTTTGGCCGACCACAGTCTTCTAATTATTACAGTAGGCGTTGTAAGAACTCAGAGGCGTTCATCATTGACCCCCAGCACCGAGTGGACTCGTTCAGGGCTCCGTTTTTGGCCGCCTGATCGCTGGGCTTCCCTCGAAGTTGACGGTGGCTGAGTGCCTGACATTGCTCTCATACCGACTGTTGTTGTCACCCGGATTGCTCAACAACGCGGAACCGTCAGGTGAGGCTGTACGTCGGCCGAGCAGCGAGCTAGCTAACCGGTCAAAGCGTGTGGATCAAAGGAGTCTGTGGGTTTCGGTTGATCCGGATCCAGCCGGTGCGGGTCTGAGGACGTGTCAGCTGTCAGAGAAATAAATCTCAGGTGTTGGATGTCACCTGCAGTCAGAGTCAGCCTCAATCTGGTTTGCTAGCATCGTGTGAGTATCAGTGTCCCTCACTACAGTAATGCTTCAGCGTGagcgtgtttgtttttgtgtgtgtgtttttgtgtgtttaactgTTGGTTGTGTTTGTGGCCTACAGTCACTTACACTCATAGTGCATTGGAACTG
The Notolabrus celidotus isolate fNotCel1 chromosome 7, fNotCel1.pri, whole genome shotgun sequence DNA segment above includes these coding regions:
- the si:dkey-9i23.16 gene encoding uncharacterized protein si:dkey-9i23.16 — protein: MSSVGAGPAGEPKLNRLFTWFDPETAAGVTILLGLYQVLLSVPLASAGLSMPSIFILPLVTGILVVAGGSLTVANEKNPSRLLLRFCVYSNMASLLGSTVALCLYCYSLSKPETVTAFCPIPTMYFEHRHRSYKCPGEILAAFNWNLILLLLIYDAGAVLMHCVLSVSALRALKTA